The Kryptolebias marmoratus isolate JLee-2015 linkage group LG21, ASM164957v2, whole genome shotgun sequence genome segment gttttaaagatcattttacgtcgagaaatgatggaattgtCGCCGTTGTAGTCAGTCAAACACTGTAACTGACATCTCACTGGTTACTGCAACAGGTcacgctcagagcatgtgtttgggataactctcagctactattacaccaaattttagctcggtatgtgtaaaactgactgagttgtagccttttGTGTGTGCGCTAACGTCAGTTatccgtggcagccatcttgactccaaaggttaatcagttgttggtGTACATCTaatgactttcattaaaatacagccagtggttcatgagatatttttctaacagacactTTGCCTTTGATAATTATTCATAATTCAGCTGTATTTAATCATACCACACACATATTCGGCTGTGAACCACATGAAAACAGGCTGTTTCAgtgtaaaacataattttgtttcatttaataactcaaaataaacagtgattttttttccctcatatttgttttttattttttagagtacaaaacatgaaccaaaatcacaaaaataacatttacaaaacagattatttaactGAGGTGACCGAGGCAACATAGAAAAGCATGTCTGAAACAGTGATGTTGGTGGGTTAGCCTTGAGGTAAGACAGcgagcaaaggtcaaaggttaagagACTAACTGTACTGACTTAGTGCTTTCATTTAGTAGTGCTATTCACAACTGGAGTTCAACCAACATAAACCACACTTTGTGATTTAAGGGTTTAGTGTCAGATACCCAAGAACAAACTGACTATAGTGACATACAGGTATAAAACTCTAAACACGTCACACCGTATGGCACCGTTTctcattatttctgttttaaccGGATAGTccggttgtttttttaagcgaTGCTCTGTCAAATAGTCATCAATAGATagaaagggcagaagtcttcgtCCAGGCTAGACTAATAGCTAGCTAAACAAgttatgtttatatattttttttttgtttctacaaaacaagtttttgcgtaaaaaaaaaggtacattaGCGATATTGGACCTCAACACTTTCACATGAggcagtttgtttggtttgttacagTTTTCTTAACGGAAGCAGAGCTGCGTAAAAAGAATTACCGGAAAAGTCGCACCACCTAAATCGAATTACCGTAAATATGGAAGAAGCTGCTCCCGCCTAAAACTAATTACCATTAATATCGGGAAAGCTACGCTgcctaaaaaaaatactggaaatATCAGAAATACTGCATTGCCTAAAACGGTTTACcggaaattttaaaaaagctgcgTTGCCTAAAACGGGTTACTGGAAATATCGTAAAAGCTGCGTCGCCTAAAACAGATTATCGGAAACATTGGGAAAGCTGCGTTGCCTAGAATGAATTCCCGTAAATATTGTAAAAGCTGCATCTAAACCGAATTACTATAAATATCGGGAAACCTACACCACCTACTATGATTTACCGTGAATACGGAAGAAGCTGCGTCGCCTGAAACAAATTACCGTAAATACACAATTACGTTAAGTTCACTTTAGTGAAATTTAACAAGCAGTTTGGATCTAGATAAAACTTATTTTGGGGAACCTTAGCTTGGagttttaatattagctaaCGTAGCGTCCTTTTCCATCgtttggttagccattagcctagcctggataaaGTCTGATCCTCTTTTctcacggctgataaggtacaatttataactatctgacagaaaatcacttttaaaaaatcagagactatccctttaagacaCTTTCAAACACTGTTTCCTTTCATTCATTCTCGAACGAATTCCTCTGCTGGTTCCCCAACAAGAACACTTCTGGGCCAAAAgaagactttcagaaaaaataaaacaaaaatttaaattgtgtgataaaaacaaaattaaaacacttaagACTCGTTAAAAAGGTACTCATCGCGAAGTTGTGAACATCGTACGGATCTTACATCACATCAACGATTTAtgtccttaaatttaaaatacaaaataaaaaattgtgacCAGGAACCAGCTAACGCATGCGTTTGTTTACCTACCTTGAAAAAGGTCGAAATTACCAgacctgtttgtttacctacaccaACTAAGTGTAATGTCGGTCAAGCtctcatattgttttttgtggactcagctttgtttacattgaccGCAGACCCGCATTTCCAAATTGTATTCCgatatatttggaaaactaccGGAGTAAACGCTTCGAAACTGCACAGTTTAATTAAGTTAGGggtcatcttttattttaagtttgatttCATATTTCGCCACGAGTACCTTTAAGTTGAGGAATAGCTGTCAGTTAAAGCCCCacgttttgctttgtttttcctaaaaatgcaaaaaaaagggcGGGAAAATGCAGACGCTGCGCTGCGTAAAGAAAGGTATAAAACTCGCTTAGCAGGTAAAATAATGACGTCTGATCAGatcttttctttcacatttatgACGCGGTCACTGGTGATTCAGCATTGCAGATTATtactcttatttttatttatttttttactcctttGGACACGTGTTGACTTTGCATCTGTCGCAGCAGGTAGATTGAGCTAGCATTACTTCATATATCTATTTATATACTTATATACACACATGCATTCAACATCATATGTATCCCCCAAaatagaataattaaaaaaaaaataaaataaaaaataaaaacagaactccctttttttcttttttgtcaccaCTTCAGAGCTATAAAAACCTGCATGACAGTCCACACAAAGTGAGGCCGGAGGAGGCCTTGCTGTTGGATGGGAGATACGCGGCGGGCTGTAGGAGGTGCTGATGCTGGCAGGGATGGAGGGGGGGTGAGGCGGTGGCGTGGATCGCAGCAGGGATGGGCCCATTCTTCACCCCCTCCCTGTCCAAACGGGCCACATTCTATATATTCAGgtttaatttattcatatttatattttttttttgaagattcACATTATGCTGGAAGAAGACTAGCTGGCCGCAGACGCCGCCTGGGGGGGCAGGTCGCCGCCAGGAACACTGGAGTCGAGTGTGAATGCATATCTACCGCCTCCTGACCTgcagttgggggggggggggcaagaaGAACAGCGTTCAGCCCGGGCGGGTCAGTTCTGGGCTCGAACCGATCCGGACGCGGTACTCACGCACACGCGGCTTCACCACTGCGGCGGCACGTAGCTGTAGCTGGGGGTGCCGGGGGCCCGGTACGCGGACATCGACACTGGGTGGGGGGCGACGGGCGCCGGTGACGGACTCGTCAACAAagtccctgaaaaaaaaaaaaaaagggacatttcaGACAATTTAAAGCGAGGTTCTGTAGATTATAGAGACAACATTCCTGAAACCCCAGTGATTTAAACGGgatcattttacaaaaattccCATcgtgtgttgggaatgactctcagctactaccacagcaaattacaGGCCGGTATCCGTAAAACCGACTGATTCGTTTTGTACAaggccaattagctgtggcgtccattTTTAATTGGTTTAATCAGTTGTTAATTTATCTCCTGCTTTTTGTCTtcgttaacatcttacctgctgcagatgacTACTAGAACGACATCATTGGAGAAATGGgagtttaagtctgacaggacatgactgacgagctaacggctagtctgaacgcCAGCGGAGTTAAATTCAttctatctgcagcaggtaagatactgactgctcataagTGTTCAAAAACCCCTTTAAACGCGAGATGAATGTGACGAAGTGGCGAGTGGCAGCGGCTCACCTGCCGACATGGCCATGGTCGTGCCGGCTACCATCCCCATGGCGACGCCGTTGGGGCGGGTGGGAGGGATGGGCGGGGCATACATGGCCGCAGGCATCCCATTGGGCTGCACCACCGTGGTGTGATGGATGACGTGGGGCGGGGCGGCGTACAGCGGCTGCGTGTAGTAGGCGCCTTGCTGCTGCGACGGTATTAACGCCTGGAACACAAACAGACGATAACTTTTCACGCCAACCGCAGCGCGGGAAGCGGAGAACCTGCGGCTGGCGACGGGCTCACGCACCTGGGCGTACGGGCTCTGTTGGGCGTAGGTGCTCCTGACGGGGTAAACCGCAGCCTGGTACGGGTTCGGGGAGGACGAGTAGGGAGGGACGGTCCCCGTGTTGGGAGAGCAGGACATCTTGAAAGGAGTGCCGGGAGCGTAGCctggaggaaaaagaagatTTGAGTCATTACAGATTGccggttcgagcccaggttgtggcagaAAAGAGGCCCCCTGCACAGATTATAATCCTGCCGCCATCGCCCGAGCCTCTTACCGCTGGCGAAGGCCGGGTTCGCGCCTGCGTAGATGCTGGGAGTGTACGCCGGGGCAGCTGCGTAGCCGACGGGGAAGCCAGCTGTCccaacagaaacagagaaaaggaCCAAATTTAAGAAAAGAGCCTTCTCTGTTTTCTTGATCGAGCCGATGGCGAGGAACTCACCTGGGTAGCTTAAACCCTTCGTGTTGGTAAAAGGGACCCCCGCCGGCGCAGGGCTGTACACGGGATTCATCCTGGTCGTCCGCTTGTAGCTGCTGGGATGGAAAATGGAAGATCGTTTTATTTCAACTCAACCAAACATACAAGACTCTGACCTGTTcgggtaaataaaaaacaacacaaaaataaaaacaaagaggtcCCGACTCGAACCTGGAACATTTCATCAGAACAGCTGATTAATTGGGACGAATTTGGACATTCGGAAGGATAAATAAACCAACACTGGTCGAATCTGAGCACAGcgagcaccccccccccccccccccNNNNNNNNNNNNNNNNNNNNNNNNNNNNNNNNNNNNNNNNNNNNNNNNNNNNNNNNNNNccccccccccccccccaaaggAAGAAAACCCAACTattaatatgttttttaaaagaaacaaccttATTGTCCAAACAGCagattaaaaatatgaatactttAACATCTATGGGAGTGGGGCCACTTTTCAtttaccaaaacaacaataCCTGGTTGACGTGTATTTCAACTCATAGAAAAACTAGCATAgccaaaaacatataatggcggataaaaaaaagtggttgGAATCGGCCGATTAATCAATTCATCTCTACTGTTTTCGTAGTGATGCTACAAACCTGACTTATCTTTTTGGTGTTTACAATCATATTTAAGCaccaaaattaattaaaaacaatcccCCAAACTAGAAGGTTTTCAAAAATCGGCGGACAGCTGTATGTAGTTCACAGTAATTTGACTGTACCGtgaataaaaccaaagtttttccAGGTTTTTTAACTTCCAGACAATGTATTAGACATGAATATGTTAAAATCCAGGATATTAGAGCAACCTCACTgtctttctttgatttttttcaagtGTGGCTGCTCCAGGTGAGCCTCGGCTCGGTGCTGCCATCTGGCGGCGCCACGCCGAACAGCACCATGACATCACTAAAAAATgggctttttaaagaaacaaaaagacaaaacggCGACAAACTACACTTACAGGCTAAAATGTATTCAAGCTAACGGGTGTGTGAAAGGCAAAGCGGAAGACCGAAGTTTTTAGGGTAAAAACGGGATAATTTCACCGCTGCTTCGATCCGAATAAACCGTCCCGGTAAAGAAGCGGCTCCGTGTTTGTGAACGGGTTCTAGCGGCATTAAGGTGTTTTCTGagagcttagcttagcttagcttagcttcaGGAGCTGCGCCAGCTGCGGCTGTCCGGACCGGACCGCTGCCGTCACGGCACGGACGGTCAGGCTGACCGGACCGCGGCCCGGGTGACCGCGCAGGAGCCGCCGAAGCGTCCCCCGTCTCTCTGTCTTCCCCGGGACAGCGCGCGCAGATGACGGGACGGGCTTTTCCAACAggccgctgctgctgcagtgacGCCCGTCCCGACATCCCGGCAGACCTGACCGGTTCGGTCCGGAATCCGCGACAACTCACCGATCACCGTTTTCACCGAGTGTTCGTCCTCTCTGACGGTAAAACCAGATGAagctagctgctgtttttgttcccaGATGCTTAACTCTTTTGAGCACCGCGCGTCACTTCCGGGTCGCGTCACGTGATCTCCACGGCACAACAAAACGcttcgttttttttatttatactatttatttttaatcctaacaaaataaacaaacatttatttactttttttatccaACCAAACGCGATTAGGAAGAAAAGTAAAGGTCTACGCgtcaattattatttaatatattattattgtataattatttttaaccaggttttttttttgtgaaaacccAGCAAGGCTGAAACATTAGCCAAAAGCTAACAGTAACAAAACATTTGCCTATATTaacaaaaggccagctaaagactaaagtagctaaaggggagctaaatgcaaaaaacagcaaaatgctagctagaagcaaTAAAAtcctagcttaaagctaaatcagctaaaagtgtaaataaaagccGAAAGTATCAAACtgctaactagaagctaaacacagcaaatgctagctaaaagtagtagaaaagtagctaaaagctcaaatttaaaGGCTAATtacaaaagtagcagaacaatggctaaaagaagaacagcaaaaggctagcaatGCAATTGTAGCTGAAAGCTTAATTAGCTGAAAGgatagataaaagctaaaagtagcaacaggctagttaaaaaagcagcacagcAGTGGCTAACagatacaaacagaaaaagactagctaaaagctaaatgtctttgtctttgaagTTCTGTGTATTACTGAGTAAAATATatacagaacaaaataaacaggaaaagtaTGCGGAATCAGCGTGTTTATGTCAGAATTAATATTATAAAAACTGCAATGATGTAATTTTTAATCATAAATTGTTTATGTCTATGCTTTCAGTTCGTTACGTAGCCAAAAAAAAGTAACGCATCATTTAACCGCCGGCGCACGTAACGGCGTCATCGATTAAGGCGGCTATTCCTGTtctagttttacttttagctaaacttataacaataataaaaaagtgaaatcgATCCAGTTTTAAGGCGACACCTCCTTCCGCCGACAGAACCCTCTCCTCTCCGGTCGAGAGATTGACTCCTCCCTCGTCGCCGGACTTCACCTGTAGACGCCGGCGGAACGGTAAGGAGCGGACCCTATGAGCTCATTACGGCTGCTTCGAGGTCCTGACAGGGGTGTAAAAAAACACACCGAGACTTCCGGCTTTCTTTTATCCGATAGATCACCAACAACTGGTTATGTCAAGGGTACGtaaagtatattttatttaatatggttataatttaatgttaaagtGATTTGGGGTAAAACCGTCACAGGGTTTTGTTTGCTCTTTCAGGTCCTTGACGCATCGCTTCCATTCAGCCATTGAACTGGGAAGACTCGGGTCCATACTGTTATGGTTCGAGCGCGACCTGTGGGCGCATTCACGGGGAAAATGACGCTATCCGGGTTATATTAGGAGCCATCCTCGGTCGTAAGGGGAAAGTATTCGCTCGGCCGGTGTCGTCGGTCGGCGTGGGGAGGCAGCACGATGTCTGGCGCAGcggccggaggaggaggaggttccCCCTGCTTGGgcgcagcggcggcggcggcggccggCTGCAGCTCCGCCGGCTCTTCCTACGGGGGCTCAGGCGTGGCCGGGAGGCTGCCGGCCCGGGTGCTGGAGCACGTCTTCACCTACCTGGAGCTGGACGACCTGATGCGGTGCTCGCTGGTGTGCTGGCACTGGAACAACATCCTGGCGGACGAGAACAGCGAGGTGTGGCGCAGCCTCTGCAGCCGGAGCCTGAGCGACGAGGCTCTGCGCTCCGATATCCTGTGCAACCTGCCTTCCTACAGGGGCAAAGTAGGTCTGCTGAGGCGCAGGAATGGCAGCAATGTGAAAAACCAGGACCTGCATTATGTATTGTTGTGCAAGCTCctaaaaaaggcaaatgatCAACCCTGCAGCTGACAGCCAGAAGATATTTCTCTTGTTCTGCACATGTAGTTGTCCTCTGCTGTTATTGTTTATCACTGCACCACAGTTTGCATTTATTCTGGGAAAACAGATGATTAAggattaaaattaaaggcctagcatttcttaaagggagtgcacatcgcccgccacctttcatgtcagagtaaAATCATCTAATAATGAgaaagttgcagccattttggtcgaaccttgtaaatgacattatccTCGGCATGTGTCGCTACCAACACATAGGTACATTTAAACATACTTAACTCAGTATGTTTAAATGGACCTAAACTAGAGCCATTTAGATCAGTTAGCTGTAAAAGTTATCCAGCGGTTCTGGCTATAAATCTTTCTAAGTGTGATGGATATCCCGCCGTCCTCTGCAGATCAAGGCCTACCAACACGCCCTGAGCTCCCACGACTGCTCCCGCAACGTCTACGTGAAGAAGAACGGCTTCACCCTGCACCGCAACCCCATCGCCCAGAGCACGGACGGCGCGCGGGGCAAGATCGGCTTCACGGAGGGCCGGCACGCCTGGGAGATCTGGTGGGAGGGGCCCCTCGGCACCGTGGCGGTCATAGGCATCGCCACGAAGAGGGCGTCCATGCAGTGCCAGGGCTACGTGGCCCTGCTGGGCAGCGACGACCAGAGCTGGGGCTGGAACCTGGTCGACAACAACCTGCTTCACAACGGGGAGGTCAACGGGAATTTCCCACAATGCAACAACGCACCCAAATACCAGGTCAGAGTCATGGCTCCATGACACGCGTGTCCTGAACACAATGTCCCTTTGTGTTTGTTCGAAGGTATTCATGGGAAAATATGAAACTGATGTAAAtcaaaggttatcctgaactttatcaattgttgcagtttgaaagagttttacTCCGGTAGTTTTCCAGATTTACTGATGTTCAATTCTAAAATGCGggtctgcactcaatgtaaacaaagctgagTCTGTCAGAAACCACGTGGCAGCTCAGGTCACCAGGTTGACCTTCACCAGGCTGTAGGTAAACCCAGAGGGGTTGAATTTGGCGACACTTCAAACAtggtttttaactttattcttgTCGTCTGCAGATCGGGGAAAGGATACGGGTGATTTTAGACATGGACGACAAGACTCTGGCCTTCGAGAGGGGGTTCGAGTTCCTCGGAGTAGCGTTTCGCGGACTGCCCAAGGTCTGCTTGTTCCCCGCCGTCTCCGCCGTCTACGGCAACACGGAGGTCACCATGGTGTACCTGGGGAAACCCCTGGATGGTTGAAGGCAGATCTCCGAGGTCCCCGGGGTTCCGCCGGACGTTTAAAGGCTACGGACGTCGAGTGCTTCTGCTTCTTCCAAACAcaaaagactttttgttttgtttttttaattaaaaggacTGTTGGCGTCTCTTCTTCGGCTCAGCGTGAACTCGGAGAGCACGAAACCTCCGGTAGACTTATCATCACCAACACTTTTACAGATTGGTGATTTTATTTGACACAATTAAGGCTAACAGTGGAGAACAGCTACCCAAACGACTCTAAACCACGGCAAACACTTTAAATGGAACAGGACTCATCAGAAGCTGTTTGATGTCTAAGTTATGTGGATTTTTAAGTTTAACTATAATCAATGATTGGATTGTAATGAATTCATGCCAAATCATTGTTACACTTTAATATAAACGTGGAGGACAGTGTCATCTGCATGAACTTTTAAAGAACCCATCCAATAATGGTGCAAATGGTGTCCTTTTTATTGTGCTACTGTAGTATTACACGTTATTTATTCAGTGATTTTATCTCTGGTACTATACTGTAGATACTGTATGGTCCTGAAAATAAAGTTCATGGTGCCACTAGAGGAGTAAAGTTTGTAAATGTCGTGCGTGTGGTCTTCGTGTCACGGTTCGTTAGCGACGTTGACCCCAGCGTGGGTCATGAAACGACCTGAAATAATTAGCAATAGCATGTTTAGCTTTAAAGGTACTCCTTACgaattcaaacataaaaaaagtttatcctGAGCTATGTCAAACGGTGCCGTTTTACAGCAGATACTTGGGTGCACAATTCTAAAACATGGGTACGCAGTCAATGTATACAAAGCAAAACGTAAATATAATGTCCCTCAGACCGATACGGTTTTAGAACGTTTCCAGAGGAAAACGACTTGGTTAGGCTTAAAAATTGCATCCAAATCATATAATTCAGGTGTTCTGATCCCTgtcatggccacaggtgtataaaattaAGCACCCAGGCATGCAGGCTGATTCTACAACcatctgtgaaagaatgggtcagtgaattccagcatggtCGGATGGGACGCCACCTGAGCAATAAGTCCAGTCGGGAAATTTCCTCgttactaaatattccacaatCAGCTGTTGGTGGAGGAGTGGGGAACGACAGGAACTCGTACAACCACGGAGTGGGCTCAGAGGTCACCGACGTCCTGCAGGGTCAACAGCTCCAGACTTCCTGTGgacttcagatcagctcaggagcACAGCGTAGGGAGCTTCATGGTATGGGTTTCCATGGAGCTGcgtccaagccttccatcaccaaagGGTCGGAGACAGGACATGTCTCTGGATGGACGGACCACGCTTCTCTGGACCAGTCTGGGTTCGGCTGCTGCCAGGAGGACGGTTCTTGTCTGACCGCTTTCAGCCGAGCGTAAAGTTTgatggagggaggatcatggtgcgGGCTTGTTCTGCTTCGTTCCAGAGAAAGGAACTCCTAATGCTTCAGCAAACCGAGACGTTTTGGACAACTCCACGCTCCCGGCTTTACGGGAACAGTTTGGAGAcgtccacttcctgttccaacgtggcacaaagcaaggtccacgAGGCGAGTTTGGTGCAGGAGAACCGGACCGACCTGCagagagtcctgacctcaacggAGACCGAGAGCcgggccttctgtccaacatctgtCCTTACAACATTGGGTTAATCCCCATGGATTTCACTCAAGTTTAAATCAGTGTGAAGGGATTCTTTTGGGACTAAACAGTAAATAGTTACAACCATAGATCACCTGCTACTGAAGCCGTTCTGACATTTCACGTTCATGTCCACTAGAGGCTGCTTCCTCCTCAGATTAAACTACAGCTCTGTGAGTTCGGCTTcggctgatttttatttcacatttaaggataaaaataaattccacggggtaattttaatgtttgagaTCGTGACCCATACACTTTAATTCcagtaaatgttgttttatgtggtaaaaacaactaataactATAAAACTGCTTtacttaaacacattttaaggcTTTATTTCAAGGACAAACTGGgctaataaactgtttttgtgccGTTTTTAATTTTCGGCACCAAGTTTGAGTCGTGGAGAAACCACATcagattcatgtttttgttttttaaagctgccttTCTGCTCACGCCCTCCCTCCTCTCAGCGTTCAGAAATAGACTTCAGCAGAATCCTAATTCGGCTGCTGATTAATCAGCCGATAAGCTCCGCCTCTGACATTTCGGACATCGTGGGGAGGTTACGGTCGGCTAACGTCCGGTCGGCGTCTGAAGGTGTTTCTAAACCAGTTTCACATCacattatttacatagaattctgggatttcatcatatttctgccaaaacaaccatataaagcaaaaaatgacaaatttattgGAAATATTCGGGTTTGAATGACCTCAGCCCAAAGTCACGAATCggtcaaataaacaaattattaaagtaAGAATCAAAATCCACACGATGATTCTCTAATATCGGTAGTTATTGTGTCTAAACTTCGTGTTTGTTTACTTACgaaaaacagccgaagtgactgaaaacaggccAAAGGTAGCAAAGGCTAGTTGAAAATATCAGAAGGctagctaggagctaaaagtaacaaatagtTAGCTACAAGTACAAACagtaactaaaacctaaaagataaaagaaacaaaatgctcaATAAAAGCCAAAGGTAGcaaaaaggccagctaaaagctaaaagtagcaatggTTAGTTGAAATATTAGAAGGCTAGCTAGGAGCTAAATTTAACAACATGCTAACTAAAACctgaaatcaaaaaaaaaaaaaaatactagctTAAAGATCACAAAAGCTAGTTGAAAATATCAGAAGGctagctaggagctaaaagtaacaaatagtTAGCTACAAGTACAAACGctaactaaaacataaaagctaaaagaaacaaaatgctcaATAAAAGCCAAAGGTAGcaaaaaggccagctaaaagctaaaggtagcaaaggCTAGTTGAAAATATCAGAAGGCTAGCTAGGAGCTTAGAGTGACAAAAGGTAAGCTACAAGTACAAAtgctaactaaaaaaaaagtgttgtcaatttttttagctgaaaatatcaaactgtatcaaaacactagctaaaagtattaaaaggctagcttaatTTCAGAAAGGCtaacaaaaaaggctaaaagaaaATAGTAGCAAAAGACAAGCTAAATGCTAAGGTAGTAAAAGGCtgataaaagtagcaatatgctagctaaaagaaataaaatctagttagaagctaaaagcagccaaacacTCTGTAATTGCAGAAAATTGTTAGCTAGATGCTAAAAGAAGTAGAgcaagagctaaaagtagcaaaaagtgTAGCTAGAAGTTTGTCTTTAAAGCGTCACACTTCAGAAAGCCAAGATGGCACCTAAATCTTTTATTAGAATAAGAACCGAGAGCAGAAGATATCCTGTGTGAAAACAGGAAGGAATCACTAACAAACAAGCCCTCCAAGGACAGAAACGCCACTTCCTGATTCCCAATTCCCCATTCTGGCACccattacattacatttaacGTCCGGCGAAGAACCGGACATTAATGAGCAACAAACGGAGCAAAACCAAGAACAGAACGCGCTAAAATGAGCTCCTTAAGCAGC includes the following:
- the fbxo45 gene encoding F-box/SPRY domain-containing protein 1 — protein: MSGAAAGGGGGSPCLGAAAAAAAGCSSAGSSYGGSGVAGRLPARVLEHVFTYLELDDLMRCSLVCWHWNNILADENSEVWRSLCSRSLSDEALRSDILCNLPSYRGKIKAYQHALSSHDCSRNVYVKKNGFTLHRNPIAQSTDGARGKIGFTEGRHAWEIWWEGPLGTVAVIGIATKRASMQCQGYVALLGSDDQSWGWNLVDNNLLHNGEVNGNFPQCNNAPKYQIGERIRVILDMDDKTLAFERGFEFLGVAFRGLPKVCLFPAVSAVYGNTEVTMVYLGKPLDG
- the fam168b gene encoding myelin-associated neurite-outgrowth inhibitor, which translates into the protein MNPVYSPAPAGVPFTNTKGLSYPAGFPVGYAAAPAYTPSIYAGANPAFASGYAPGTPFKMSCSPNTGTVPPYSSSPNPYQAAVYPVRSTYAQQSPYAQALIPSQQQGAYYTQPLYAAPPHVIHHTTVVQPNGMPAAMYAPPIPPTRPNGVAMGMVAGTTMAMSAGTLLTSPSPAPVAPHPVSMSAYRAPGTPSYSYVPPQW